The Flavobacterium sp. HJ-32-4 genome contains a region encoding:
- the murB gene encoding UDP-N-acetylmuramate dehydrogenase, with translation MEIRHDVSLKNYNTFGIDAKARRFVSVTTEAELIDVLKSHPDAPKFIIGGGSNMLLTRDLDELVIHIAMKGKDIVREDDDTVDVRCMGGEAWHDFVMWAISHDFGGIENMSLIPGNVGTSPVQNIGAYGVEIKDTFVSCDAVAIATGERRHFSLEECRFGYRESIFKNEVKGQYIITAVTFRLTKRNHVIRTDYGDIQAELARNGVTTPTIRDVSNAVITIRQSKLPDPKELGNSGSFFKNPVIPMAQFEALKERFPDIRHFPVSDTEVKVPAGWLIEQAGMKGFRDGDAGVHKNQALVLVNYGTASGQDIIALSKKVQQAVTDKFGIAIEAEVNLV, from the coding sequence ATGGAAATCCGCCACGACGTCTCCTTAAAAAACTACAACACCTTTGGCATTGATGCGAAAGCCCGCCGGTTCGTATCCGTGACCACCGAAGCGGAATTGATCGACGTCCTCAAATCCCATCCAGACGCACCCAAATTTATCATTGGGGGCGGCAGCAACATGTTACTTACCCGCGATCTCGACGAACTGGTCATCCATATCGCGATGAAAGGAAAAGACATCGTGCGGGAAGACGACGATACGGTCGACGTGCGCTGCATGGGCGGCGAAGCCTGGCATGACTTCGTGATGTGGGCCATCTCCCACGACTTCGGAGGCATCGAGAACATGTCGTTGATTCCCGGAAATGTCGGCACCTCGCCCGTACAGAACATTGGCGCATACGGCGTAGAGATCAAAGACACCTTCGTTTCCTGTGACGCTGTGGCCATCGCCACCGGCGAACGCCGCCACTTTTCACTCGAAGAATGCCGGTTTGGCTATCGCGAAAGCATCTTTAAAAATGAGGTAAAAGGACAGTATATCATCACTGCGGTCACCTTTCGCCTCACCAAACGGAACCACGTCATCCGCACCGATTATGGCGACATCCAGGCCGAACTCGCGCGCAATGGCGTCACCACACCTACCATCCGCGACGTGAGCAATGCCGTCATCACCATCCGCCAAAGCAAACTGCCCGATCCGAAAGAACTGGGTAATAGCGGCAGCTTTTTCAAGAATCCGGTCATCCCGATGGCGCAATTTGAAGCGCTGAAGGAGCGTTTCCCGGATATCCGTCACTTCCCTGTATCCGATACCGAAGTGAAAGTGCCGGCCGGATGGCTGATCGAACAGGCCGGAATGAAGGGGTTCCGCGATGGGGACGCCGGCGTACACAAAAACCAGGCGTTGGTGCTGGTGAACTACGGAACGGCCTCCGGCCAAGACATCATCGCCCTTTCCAAAAAAGTGCAACAGGCCGTGACCGACAAATTCGGTATTGCCATTGAAGCGGAAGTAAACCTCGTATAA